The stretch of DNA AGTATAAAAGTTTATTCTAAGAGTTCGAAATGCAGGATACAGagaatattaaaattgttatCACAGGGGAGTGTCGACCACCCTGTGGAATTTCTATAGTCATACAGTGCTGTCGCGTTTAATCATTAATGGAGTTTGGACGGTAACCTCGTCATCGGAAAGATTTTGTTCAACTGAGTGAATGTCATCGCTACCGAGTCCCATGCAGACTTTACCGCTTTGAGATTGGTTTATATGATGCAAGGGTATTCTTCCTTGTGGTGGAGGTAAAACATTTGAGGGCGAGGGCATAGAACTATTCGATGCTAAAGATGATCCATTTGAATGTCCAATTAATGACTGTGAATGGCTATGATGGCTATGCGCTCTTGATTGTGGAAAAGAAAGTTGATGAAATGTTGAAGTCGGTCTTGTTCCGCTCAGGTTGCAATTATACTTTGGCCAAGCATTGTGCAACGACTGGCGAGGAAGTGTACATTGGGAGATTGAGCTTGAATAGACGTGTGGAGTCACattctaaaataaatttaaaaaagaagATATTTTAGTCAGAATGTTTTCATTGTTTAGTCttttatgtatacaaataatggcAGCGTTACAAATTTGCAGATCAAGTATTCCGAGAACTTCAATGTTGTTATTTCTCCTCCCTAATTCCACTAAAAATAACTACTTACAATTGAGATTTCCCCAGCCAAGGCTTGTACCGGGCTATGAACTCCACTGCGTAAAGTACAATAGCCCATTCCGTGAGAAGTGCGTAATGTCATTTCAGCAGCTGTAATGTGTTGTGTCTCATTTACAGATATTCCTCTGCTGGGACTGCGGTCGGTATGAATAGTTGATATCTGTTGTCTGTTCCTTGTGCTGTCAGTCTATAATGATTGTgataatttaaaattgaattattgttCCCAATATTTTAGAAAGAgtaacgaggaggaacgttgtgagacttttatacccggtactcagtcattaagtatgtatgtacatacataattacatatgtattttttgtcgAATTTTACatcttacatttttttaatatatctGTCTTGACATCCAATTGGCATCCAgtctgctgtgatatcacacaaCATACAAGTGTATGTTCGAGTACCGGGGAtaaatatatctgtatattGCGCACATTTCGCCTTCGTTTGTTGGCCGCTTTGATGATCATAGTTCACAACAATAAACTGTATTAGTCCTAAAAATGCTACTCACCTCATTAATACAAACATTTCACAGCAGTTAGTAAAAAAGCTTACCAGCTAAACACACAtattttttagatatttaaAGGACGCGATTCTTACCTGATCATCTGAATCAATAGTTTCCGGTACAACATCGGGATTTTtttcatcataatcatcaagATCCTTACTCGCAGAACTCTTTATACTTGGCCCTGGGGATTCATCTCTTGATATATTCTCATTAGACAGTTCTTTTTGACGCCTTCTGGATGTAGCTGTGCATGGTATTCGCAGAGCTAGTATAATAGCTAGTATGGCGACCAGTACAGCCAAGGTTAACCCAATTGTTAGCGAGACAACTGGCGAGAATAAAAGCTCCGCACGAAGATTATTCGCTTGaagttaaaacaaatttaaatcaaattatcaTGAAGTGTACGAAATTACTTATATAAACCCTGTagttcaataaaaataaacgttAAAGTTACTCTAACTTTCCGACTCGCGAACTAAAGGCAAGCCCCTTAGACCTCCAGCTACTTGCAACGCGTTAACTTTGATTACATTACAATTAAGAGCACCGCCGAGCGTTAGGCAGGTTTTTAAGTAAGTTGAGGAGCTCAACTTTGTCGAAGTGTTATACACAtcataaattattgttaacTACATTTTCGATAGGTAACTAATGTAAGTAACAAGTGATATATATAAAAGGTAATCCAAGTTTcagcccagtactcagatgcGATAAACTTTCTCTCGTGAAAAAGTGACATATATTTCGCTGGGTGTCCAGTTAGACCAAAGTGGGAAAAGTGTGTGCGCTACGgaagtttaaatatttaaaatatttgagaaaTAGATGtagagtctgtgtgtgtgcatgtgtttttgtcgacatatgtacatagtttgAAGATACATACGAATATAATCCCTGATTCGGTCGACAAAAATTAAAGACaatctgagtactgggctttaataggaaaacaaattttgctCACTTTGTTCTGAAGTTAACTGCTTTTCTGGCATTCGGAGCATAGCCGCGTTGAGTATTTCAGGATCAGATCGACCTTTTGTGTTAaacgaaaatatatatagtttATACAGGCTACCTGGAGTAAGACCAGAAACCGTGAATCTTGGATTTGTGGATGTAATATTTGCTTTTAGTTCctgaaataaacaaataaaaagagctTGTACAAATTGGtttgaattcaattttgtCATAAGATGTCATAAGTTGTCATATTGAAAAATGTACTGTTTTCATTAGAGCTGTGCATGAACGAAAACCCGAATCGATTCGGAGAGATTTGGTTATCGGTTCTTTCTGTAAATTATGTTCTGCTTTGTTAGTAATCAGCCTTTCCACTCGAATTCCTCTCAGTCAAACAACTTACTTCCTTCCGAGTAGCCCATCACAAATCTAGAGGCTTAGTAAGCTCGGCACACTTTTCATGGATAGTGTCACATGTTCATCCCACTTgattgtgtttaccgaaacaTGGTTAAAGCCGAACATCCTTAGATCCACTGTTTTGGCAGCTCGGTATACGGCAAAACGCGAAGTTTAGCCTCGAATTTAGCGACATATCTCCTGCTGAAAAATGTATGGGAGGAGATATGCCGCCAGGAGATACATATGCCGTTACCCCCTAgcttataaatataattaaaatatgctCGCCAGGCTTGGAATAAAGTTgacttttaaatattattgcagTCTATTGTATCTTACATGTGTACTACTGTCCGTAAGTTCCATCAGAAAATGCTGTGGTAATCCGCCATTAAAACCATCATTACAGGTAACTGTTAATGATGACACTGATACATGGATAAGAGTACAATTGTGTACTTTTTCCGGTCGACCTTAAAGTGTACAAGAAAAATTGGTTATAAGAAAATCTAAATAACACTTAAAATAAAGCGATTCGCCAATACTATCTATGAATGGCAACTAGCAAACGTACACAGAAAATATCAACTCGTTATCAATAGAGGAATCATAGTTATCTTAACCAATGAGCTATATTAGAGCTAACAGACTTTCTGGTTAACGTTTGTACTACCGAATTACAATCCGAGACTATTTTAAAAGTCCAATGCTCCAAAACGTCtcaatgcataaattatcacCAGTTATGGCCATAGTTCAAAGTTATGAAACTGAAATTCTGTTGTTTTGCCGGAATAATAGGACACAGGCGGCACCTTGCAATATCTCTGAGTTTCTAACTTACCTGCAGCTATAATGTGAAATACGCAGGGTACTCTCTGCTTTCCGATTTTATTCGTTGCGACGCATAAGAGGGTACCATAGTCCAGTTCAGTGATTGGAGTGTATGTTACAATGGAGGATGTGCCTAAAACGATGTAACCTATTAGTTAAATTCAAGTCATTTTGGCTCGAAGCGTAAATAAAAGCTCATTTTTTGTAGTAGTTAGTtaatacaaacaaaagaggGCACTGCGGGAGGGCTTGTATCTGTAATTAGGCAGAACTTACCCGACTGTATAATGTGATTTTTAGCAACGTCAATACTTTCCGCCGAATTATTAAATGTCCAACTAAATTCGACTTCATGTGGGTTTGCATCGACCACGCACGTTATTTTTGCATCTTCGTGTTTTGCTATCCCATATATTTTCTTCTGGTTCTGCATGCACGTAGGAGAGTctagaaaaaaaagtaaaacgtTAACCAACGTTTAAAGGAAAAACAGTTCATGTTGGAAGCTGCcgagctttttcggcaactctgactccacatACATCGAGAAGGAACGGTGTGAGTTGCGTCCAAACGCGTCACTACTTTTATTTTAGGACAACttacacaaaatattcaaggCAAACGGTGCACTTATTCCTTCCCCTTCAGCATTATATCCAACGCATGAATAGTTGCCGGCGGTAGATCTTGTTACACCTTGCAGAACCAAAGAGTGATtacttattattattcctTGTGAAATGTTATGGAACAATGGTTGATCCTaaaagaaattgaaacaataaaacacaataaatatattcgaaagttttaattttttggaaAAACTATTATAGATTGAATGATAATTTTCTTTCTAATATGTTAATACTTACGTTGTGACGCCACTCAATTCGAAAAACATTTGGATGAGCTATTACTAggcaatcaaaataaacatCTGTACCCTCACGTAGAGTATTTGCGTCTAAAGAAGTTCCCAATCGAACATACGCTTCCGGAACATCTGTaaataaaatcgaaacaaaGATATTTTTACATcgtaataaatgaaaattagaATAACGtattaaaaaaggaaaataacaATCTActaatgtattttattttcataaatgCATTATTGTCTTTACATTGAATATCAAGCTTCCATCCGTCTTCAAGAGGCTCCGATGGAACAGCATGATTGTAAGCTTTGCAGGATAAAAACTTCCCCGAATCGGCTTTACTTAGGCTGATGGAAAGAGTACTTGTTGTCTGGTTACCATCACTTGACGTCTAAAATAAcatgataaatattttgcattaaaaaatgtacattccatcaccaaaaaaaaaagcgaaggcCAAAAATTAGTTATATTACTGATTAACATAAACAGACAAGTCGATAAACCCACAAATGCACTATGAGTAAAAGTCGAAAATATTGGCACTATCACAGTCACACTATGCCGAACATCAAGCCTTCTTAAATCCATCACTGAGCTCTTATGAACGTGTGCTTATGAACGTGAGCGCACCTACACAATATATTGTATagaaaatttgtttacttaCAGTTTCAGTTGTTTTTTCAAGTCGTATGCCATTTTGCCACCACGTTATAACTGCAGGCGGTCTGGATCCAGCACTTTGGCATAAAAGATCATACCTTCGTCCAGCAGAGAGGGGCTGATGGGCCCCTAACAATCGAATGTTCAAGGGTGAAACTACAAAGATGTAAGTCGTAGGTTGAGTAAAATATTGCTTGGCTTATTAAATAAAGAGGAATACGAACGAAGGCCTTACAATCATAGAATTTGTTTCGGAAACACTTACAGTTCATATCGATTTGAACCACAGCTTCAACGATTGGTGCACGAGGATGACTAACTGCTCTGCATGTGAGTCGAGAGTTGAGGTCTTTTCTTCCGAGCGAGGGCAGAGATATTACACACTCGATCAGTTTTCCTCCCTCTGAATGGAAAATATCGCAAGGCATTTCCACACCATCTCGATACCAACTTATTGTAGGAGCTGGGTAGCctaagaaattaaaattaaaaaattgaattaaaggTTTGTTAATTCCAGAATGGTCTACctacatacacatttacatatatatgtatgtagttttaTAAGTTAATGTCTTACCTCCAACTACTTGACATTTTAAGATCACAAGGTCGCCTTCACTGTATGGCCCTACCACTGTAGATCGCTCAACGTTATCATTGTCCCGTATAATTACTTGTTTAGGTGGagctaataaaaaaaaaaaaaagaaagtttaaaaatatgataaattaattttcgaaAAGGATATCGGAAAGCCACTATGTATATACATTCATATCTTTTATCatcagatatatgtacatatataaggaCTTGGGATATAAGGGCTtttataaattcatttaaaaatacaattactTACATATGACGTTAAGCCTTACACGGCTGTTTATTGTTTGCGCCTTTAAGAAGTCTACCCGGCATCTAAATGTTCCTGAATCGGATGGTTGGGTGTTTTGGATTGAAAGTCTACCAGGCTCCTTGTCAAAAATAAAGTAAGCTCTATCTCCAAAGACGGATTCATCAGACCATCTTTTTGGTGCTTTGGAAACACCTGCGCGTATGTCGatactaaaatatatttaaaggtGAAAGTATTAAAAATAGACAAAGAATTTTGTGATTTGAATGATTTGATTTCAGTAGATTTATATAGTTAGTATCAACCTAAAGAACCAAACCAAATTGCGatttttagtttaaaaaaGGATTTTGAGAGTATATTGCAAACTCTGAGTATGAGGAACTGATCTACTGATTCAGGgccaaaacttaatttttgtCTCTTGCTAGTTACATTGAAAAGTTTATCAATTGTCTTACTGTGTAGTCGTATTACTGAAACTAATCGTTACGATACAAAGAGAAGCTCGCTGTTTCTTCCAATGTCACATATATAATGTCTGGGTCCGATAGGGACCGTTGAAATTGTTCAACGAATTAATGGACTATTTATTTTGActatttcatatatttaccTGTATATGGGAGTACCCTTGTCATCTTTGTACCATAGCACCAACACCGGCTCATCTCCCTCATATGTAGTTATATTGCATGGAAGGAATATATTTTCTCCAACCAAAGATTCGATTTGATGTACTGGTACTAGAAGTATAAGCGATATTATTTGTTTagacaaaattcaatttaacaaacaaaaaatgtaaactaTTTACATGTGGTACACCTCGCATTAAAAAAGTTACTCTAATTTACTCTCTCCTCCAAGCTCCAGATCCACTCTCAAATAATATACTCCTTCCTGCTTTCatacaaaatgtaacaaaCACGAAGCAGTGTACCCAGAGTGCATGAACTTTGCCACTTTGGTCATACTGGGCACCAAACGAAATACATATATTGCACTTTCTGTCGACAGACAATTTTGCACATCTAAGTACTAGATAGTTATTTTACAATGTCTTTCTAGCATACTAAACTATCTTAAAAAGTTCGAGATAAATGGCAAACGATTATATTTGTAACTGTTAAAAAACAAGGAGTTTTGCGACAAAGGCTTTAACTAAATTTTTAGAAAAGTAcgaatcttttttttgtaaatttataGACACTTAACAGAGACATCAGTGGACCACatttatcaaatatttgcattaatatATTGCTTTTTCTGAATTCTGAGATTGAATTGGTAAAAACCCCTTCCGGATTTGTCCCGTGTGAATCTCTTGGTATTTTCGCAACAAAGATAATAGTTGTTCAAAATCGACCTTAGCACCAGGTATAGAGGTCATCGTAAGGTGTGTCATAATgacaaaataattttaaaaatctGTCTAATTGGCCTGAAAAAGCTTCAATTCGATTTGAGTCAGTTGGCCAAAACTAGGTTTTGCATGAGATTTAACGATTACTTTTACTTACTGATGAgattttatgtataaatttgtttttctatgaaaaacaagaagatggaatgcgaATATAATTGGATTCACCAGGACAACTTGATCAGCGATCACTGATGGCCTGTTCTGATGAACGCAATGGAACGTAAAATAATACGATCCACTTTTACTAGAGTGCTTATTGTTGCGAAGCCAATAACGATAGGTTCGAAGTCGTTGAAGTTTACGAAGCCACGATGGTAAGGTACGCATCATAGGCGTTCACCAGTACTCACTATACGTATGATAGATGCAATCCATCACTGATCGCTGATCACGTTATGGTGAACGTTCCCAATGAAAACtgctgtatgtacatatgtatgtacatatgtatgtacatatgtatgtaacattaaaattaatgttaCCTCCGCAATATGTTGCCTCACTCCGTATTTCCTCATTCAACTTACTAGTAGTGACAACAAATTTGGCTGTTTCCGTACCAAAACTTCTGTTATAAACATGTAAATTTGTACATAagggtatttttttttatttttatgatagCCTATGTGTTAAGTAATCTTAGTCTAGCCCGGAATATTTCGTTATACCtttaaatatgtgcatatatgcacatacatacatatgtacgtatgtttgtatgcatgtgtgtagtTATTTGTCTCAGACTTACCATCTTTGCTTCCAACGATGTATCTTATTTGTTGAAATGTCAAAATTAACAGAAGTAGTAGATCCATTTTGTATACCATTTTCGGTTTTCTgaattaaacatttatattttaagcAATTGCGGCTTTCTTAGTTGTTTATTAATCCTACACtaaaactttaaataaatttcatttacagGATTTGGTACTTTGTTATCAACCAAGTTTTCTAAAGATAAGGACACTTATTTACACCTCCCCatttacacacatatatacatatttatacatgaACAGATAGAATACATGCACAgaacatacaaatgtatgtatatgttagCTGTAGgtgcaaatatatatatgtatatacatacatacatatatatatatacttatgttCATCTATTAGTTAAAGTATTTTTGGCATGTTCATGTCGCTCCGCATTAAAAAGTTATAAAGTTAAACATTTCTACCTCCTGAGCTATTTGGCTATTTTCGGGTTTGTTCGCATTGCATTCTATTAGAAATTGTCACTTATGTTGTTATACACattgaaaatatacataaacgTATGTTAGACGGGAATAGCTCAACTGAATACAacacaaataattatattatttaaactGAGACTAAAACTGATACTTTATTTCACTGTCAGATAGttattttacttattttcAAACCGCGAAGCGAAACTAACATGTAAATGCTCAATAGCATTACACCTACAAGCTAGGACCAGAAAGCTTGACGACAAAGAGCGCACGCGCCATATTTGAGCTTTtgatgtatgtttgtacatatgtatgtaatgtaaCATGGGAtgtcaaatgaaattattgtttaaatgtaaatagATATCATCTTACGTTTTCAAGATGGGAAGATTTTAATAGAAAAGCTCttagcatatgtacatacaaatgtaagtAACAGACAACAGCCTCATATCTGTATAATACATTAATAAAAATCAGTAacatggtacatacatatgtatgtatgaaaatgATGATCGTATCTTTGGGTTCCGCCTGGTccctctcacgctctctcagTTGGCTTTACCAATTGCAATCTTTTGATGAATTCGAATTGTATTGAATGcgcatctacatatgtacgtacatatgtatatatgtcgTAAAAGTATTCGTTGGGAAGGCGTAGCTTAAACCAAATAACATGTTTGCCGCTGATGCATTAACGTCCTCCTTGAAGCATATGCGGAGGACCAGCATGAAGGTTGAAAGCAGCTTGGTCCATGGTATATCCGGTTGGCACATCAAGAATTCCTTCATGGACCTGTGCCAACGCTCGATCATGACATTTGACTGGGGGTGGTATAGCGTCGAAGTAATGAACATGTCAATCGAAAAAGGTCTTTCGCACAAGTACGCACACTAACGCACTTTCAGCCTCGTGAGTGCTCACACATGCAAGCACAttctatttttaaaatttgtacGCTCTCAAATTTGAGCGTCCGAGCCACGCCGGCTTTCATCGCTTTTAGTTGATTTGAGGCCTGTGAgtgttgtttgttgtggtTATGTAATACTTCTTTCGGAGTCTGAAACTGTAATTACCAGTTACATAGGAGCTCTAACAAAACTCCTTTAACCTAACCTAGCCTAGATATAGTCATTTTCTAAAGAAAGGAATTCCCTTTAAGAACTCTATTTATTGAATTCTTTATAAAATAAGTTCAAAAGTTCGAATTGTAAATCGCATTTATCCAGTTTAATTTGCCCGCGAAAAAGAATGGAGTACACTTTCTTGATCTTGACCCAATCGTGGTGGCCCAGCTGCATGACCATGGGCGTGTCTTCATTTATGCCATGACCATCCAGGAAACGGACAAGTTGTTGCTAAAACTATACACCCTGATCCTCAATCACCGCAAGGATCTGGTGAAAGTTGAGAAGCGGTGAACGCCGCAAGGATCTGGTGAAAGTTGAGAAGCGGTGAACATTGGACTAGTAAAGGAAGAATATGCGTGGGAACTACCTGAAGCAGAAAtgttttttgcattcagaaaaacaaaaaattaaaaccgCCAGATATACAGATATACAGGATTTCTTgatttgtaaaaaaaatgttcaattgtCAGAACTGACTTAAAACGCTCAGACGATTTTCTTAATTTGCTTAGTTTTTCGATCATAACATGTAAAGAAAATTCTACGTTGTTAATACTTGTCTAAAATATCGCCTGCAATGTACAGAGAGTCCTTATTCCATAAATATGTTATTAATATGCAGACAATTGTTACTTACCGTGTAGTTACTATTTAAGAAAATAACTGGTTTTGAGTTACAGGGGACATGGCCGGCCACAATCCTCTTGATTGGTGCAGATAATTGCGAAATCCAGATGCGGATCGCACTCCACTAGAATATGCAGAAGCAGACTTCGGTGACACTGCCAGCAGATGAAATTACGACATATcgacgcaaaaaaaaagagaatgaaaagaatattattaaaattaaattaaatttaaaaattaggagaaaaaaaacgatGTTACTTGTTCTGTGTTTATAGGTAGACTGAACTCAGGCCTGGGCTTTACCCACAAGTCGACAACATTTTGAACTCAGAGCCTTCTGATTTCTAAGATTTGTCAGTTTTTTGTGCTCCCGTTCTGTTTCTGTGGAAGTTTTccttaaatattatattccTAGTCAGCTATGAAAAAATgtcagcacaaaaaataaaaatgctctGGTTTTTGCTCTTGGCTAGAAGATGCAATCGGAGAGGGACACGAGTGCCTATTACgttggccattggccatttTCCCTGAAAACAGCCCATTTGTgaattttttataatttttaaaaattgatGGTTAGCAAAGCGAAATGACCTTtcatatgttttttgttttggcggggggaaattttgaaatacacttgtaacagtgtgatattacagccatctggatgcaaaatgtGATGGTCTGTGAGATCCAGGCAATct from Drosophila subobscura isolate 14011-0131.10 chromosome O, UCBerk_Dsub_1.0, whole genome shotgun sequence encodes:
- the LOC117897700 gene encoding hemicentin-1 isoform X1 translates to MVYKMDLLLLLILTFQQIRYIVGSKDVPVHQIESLVGENIFLPCNITTYEGDEPVLVLWYKDDKGTPIYSIDIRAGVSKAPKRWSDESVFGDRAYFIFDKEPGRLSIQNTQPSDSGTFRCRVDFLKAQTINSRVRLNVISPPKQVIIRDNDNVERSTVVGPYSEGDLVILKCQVVGGYPAPTISWYRDGVEMPCDIFHSEGGKLIECVISLPSLGRKDLNSRLTCRAVSHPRAPIVEAVVQIDMNFSPLNIRLLGAHQPLSAGRRYDLLCQSAGSRPPAVITWWQNGIRLEKTTETTSSDGNQTTSTLSISLSKADSGKFLSCKAYNHAVPSEPLEDGWKLDIQYVPEAYVRLGTSLDANTLREGTDVYFDCLVIAHPNVFRIEWRHNDQPLFHNISQGIIISNHSLVLQGVTRSTAGNYSCVGYNAEGEGISAPFALNILYSPTCMQNQKKIYGIAKHEDAKITCVVDANPHEVEFSWTFNNSAESIDVAKNHIIQSGTSSIVTYTPITELDYGTLLCVATNKIGKQRVPCVFHIIAAGRPEKVHNCTLIHVSVSSLTVTCNDGFNGGLPQHFLMELTDSSTHELKANITSTNPRFTVSGLTPGSLYKLYIFSFNTKGRSDPEILNAAMLRMPEKQLTSEQTNNLRAELLFSPVVSLTIGLTLAVLVAILAIILALRIPCTATSRRRQKELSNENISRDESPGPSIKSSASKDLDDYDEKNPDVVPETIDSDDQTDSTRNRQQISTIHTDRSPSRGISVNETQHITAAEMTLRTSHGMGYCTLRSGVHSPVQALAGEISINVTPHVYSSSISQCTLPRQSLHNAWPKYNCNLSGTRPTSTFHQLSFPQSRAHSHHSHSQSLIGHSNGSSLASNSSMPSPSNVLPPPQGRIPLHHINQSQSGKVCMGLGSDDIHSVEQNLSDDEVTVQTPLMIKRDSTV
- the LOC117897700 gene encoding hemicentin-1 isoform X2; this encodes MVYKMDLLLLLILTFQQIRYIVGSKDVPVHQIESLVGENIFLPCNITTYEGDEPVLVLWYKDDKGTPIYSIDIRAGVSKAPKRWSDESVFGDRAYFIFDKEPGRLSIQNTQPSDSGTFRCRVDFLKAQTINSRVRLNVISPPKQVIIRDNDNVERSTVVGPYSEGDLVILKCQVVGGYPAPTISWYRDGVEMPCDIFHSEGGKLIECVISLPSLGRKDLNSRLTCRAVSHPRAPIVEAVVQIDMNFSPLNIRLLGAHQPLSAGRRYDLLCQSAGSRPPAVITWWQNGIRLEKTTETTSSDGNQTTSTLSISLSKADSGKFLSCKAYNHAVPSEPLEDGWKLDIQYVPEAYVRLGTSLDANTLREGTDVYFDCLVIAHPNVFRIEWRHNDQPLFHNISQGIIISNHSLVLQGVTRSTAGNYSCVGYNAEGEGISAPFALNILYSPTCMQNQKKIYGIAKHEDAKITCVVDANPHEVEFSWTFNNSAESIDVAKNHIIQSGTSSIVTYTPITELDYGTLLCVATNKIGKQRVPCVFHIIAAGRPEKVHNCTLIHVSVSSLTVTCNDGFNGGLPQHFLMELTDSSTHGVTAYVSPGGISPPIHFSAGDMSLNSRLNFAFCRIPSCQNSGSKDVRL